A single region of the Changchengzhania lutea genome encodes:
- the proC gene encoding pyrroline-5-carboxylate reductase: protein MKIAIIGTGNLGSSIAKGLINNKSFTSLYLSDKNTSAVKAFENEDYVTLTNDNGFAVQKSDMVIFALQPKHIGKVLESVASKITEDHVVISVAAGVEISRIEAIVGSDKNIIRVMPNTAISIGKSMTCLSANEKAQDKIGLAQDIFNQLGTTMVISEDLVQAATVICASGIAFWMRLVRATTQGAIQLGFEAEQAHELATQTCYGAASLLIESGRHPEQEIDRVTTPSGCTIEGLNAMEHQGLSSALIQGILASFEKINQLKKN from the coding sequence ATGAAAATAGCCATTATAGGAACAGGAAATTTAGGAAGCTCCATAGCAAAAGGACTGATTAATAACAAGTCGTTTACATCACTGTATTTAAGTGATAAAAATACGTCAGCAGTCAAAGCTTTTGAAAACGAGGATTATGTCACGTTAACTAATGATAATGGTTTTGCAGTTCAAAAATCCGATATGGTCATTTTTGCGCTTCAGCCCAAACATATTGGCAAGGTTTTAGAAAGTGTTGCGTCAAAGATAACAGAAGATCATGTGGTGATTTCTGTGGCAGCAGGAGTTGAAATTTCTAGAATAGAAGCCATTGTTGGGAGCGATAAAAATATCATTCGGGTGATGCCGAATACAGCAATTTCAATTGGTAAATCCATGACGTGTTTATCGGCGAATGAAAAAGCACAAGATAAGATTGGATTGGCTCAAGATATATTCAATCAATTGGGAACCACCATGGTAATTTCTGAAGATTTAGTACAAGCAGCAACCGTAATTTGTGCCAGCGGTATTGCCTTTTGGATGCGTTTGGTAAGAGCCACCACCCAAGGGGCTATTCAACTAGGTTTTGAGGCAGAACAAGCTCATGAACTAGCAACGCAAACCTGTTATGGGGCAGCTAGTTTATTAATTGAATCGGGGAGACACCCTGAACAAGAAATAGATCGTGTAACCACACCAAGTGGTTGTACTATTGAAGGTTTAAATGCTATGGAACACCAGGGACTAAGCTCTGCTTTAATACAAGGTATTTTGGCGTCGTTCGAGAAAATTAATCAACTAAAAAAGAATTAA